DNA sequence from the Nocardia fluminea genome:
GTCGACGACACCGAGGAACGCGAACGTTCGCGCCGCCGGTGGCGTGCCCAGATCGAGGAGGCCCAGGACGCCCTCGACATCCTCACCGGTTCCGCGCCTCAGGACATCGAGGACGAACTCGATCCCGAGATCCTGATGGCCTACGACCTGATCGACGCCTCCCAACTGGCTCAGCGCCAGGAATTCGGCAACCGGCAGACCACCGCCGAGCGCGCCGCGGGCGACCGGACCTGGACCTACGGCCACGTGATCGTCGACGAGGCGCAGGAACTGTCGCAGATGGCGTGGCGAATGGTGATGCGGCGCATTCCGAATCGCTGGATCACCGTTGTCGGCGACGTCGCCCAGACGGGTGATCCGGCCGGCGCGTCGTCCTGGCAGCGGGTACTGGAACCCTATGTGGCACAACGCTGGAAGCTCACCGAGCTCACAGTGAACTATCGCACTCCGGCCGAGATCATGGCGGTCGCTGCCGATGTGCTCGCCGAGATCGATCCGGGCACCAAGGTGCCGCGTTCGGTGCGCGAGACCGGTCATCCCCCGCGCTCCTACCGGGTGCCGCCCGCCGATGTCGCGGGCGAGGTGGCGCGACTGCTCGAAGCCGAGCACGGTCCGGGCACCTCCGCGGTACTTGCTCCCGCGGCCCTGGTGCCCGAATTGTCCTCGCTGGCAGGCGAATCCGTTCAGGTGCTGACAGTGCACGACGCGAAGGGCCTCGAGTTCGACCGCGTCTACCTCGTCGAGCCACAGGCGATCCTGGCCGAATCCCCGCGCGGCCTCAACGACCTGTACGTCGCGCTGACCCGCGCGACCCAGCGTTTGGCCGTGGTGCACACCGCGGAGCTCCCCACGGTGCTGTCCGCGCTCGAACCGGCCTGAGACGCGGCGAAGGCCCCTGACCGCCGGCGGTCAGGGGCCTTCGCCTGCTCGAACTAGCGGACGGTGTGCACGATCAGCACGTCCGAACGGGACTTGCGGGCCACGTCCGAGGGGACGGAGCCGAGCAGGCGGCCGGTGAGGGTGTTGAGCCCCCGGTTGCCGACGACGAGCAGATCGGCGTCCACCTCGTTGACGAGGTCGAGCAGCGAATCGACCGGCTCGCCGACGATCGCGCGGTCGACGATGTTCTTCGCACCGGCGGCCAGCGCCTTCTCCCGGGCGACGTGCAGGATCTCGTTGGTCGGGGCCGAGCCACGGACCTGGTAGGCCTCGTGCTTGAGCACATCGGCGGCAGCGGCGACGTCGCGGTCGTCGGTCGGGAAGTAGGCGCAGGCCAGCACGAGAGTTGCCTCAGCGTCCCCGGCGAGCGCCGCGGCCTTCTCCACCGCCACGTACGACGAATCCGAGCCATCAGTACCGACGACAATGGTCCGGTAGGCGGTCATCTCTCCTCCAACTTGGTCGGTGCCAGCACCGAACCACTCGGGAATCGAGCGTCAGCGCGGCAATTGGCTCGACCCTAACGCCAAAACAGGCCGATTTATCAGAAATCGCAACAGATCACACCGGGAGTGTTGGCGCTCCTGCCCGATGTCACGGTGGCATTCGCAACAGCCGAGAAGATTCACCTGCGGCAACAAGACCGCGATTCCGAGAAATTGTGGCCTATCACAACACGATCAACGACGCAGCGCGACTGGGACTTTGATCACATCAACCGGAGAAACTGGGAAACCCACAGGCCGCGCTTCCGGTGCCGGCATTCGCGGCCACGGTCACCGTGGCGGGGGTGATCCACCAGCTGCTGAGACTGTCGACTCTCGCCGTCAACTCGTGCGAGCCGGCGGTGGTGGGACGCCAGGATGCCTTGGTCTCGCCGATCGTCGGGACCTTCACGGTGTCGATCACGACGCCGTTGTCGTAGAAGGTCACCGGTGCGCCGGTATTGCCCGAGCTGTAGCCGACGACGTTGACCGCGACCAGCGTGTAGGAACAGCCGGCCTTCGGATCCGAGCTCGATACGCTGACGCGCTGCCCATCCGAGATGTCGGCATGCGCGCCCGGCGCGAGGAGCACGGTGGCGGCCAGCGCGGTCGCGAGCGCCGCGCCGAGGCGGGCGGTCCGGTCGAAAGATGTTGTCACTGTTGATGTCCTGACTTCTCCACGCAGCAACGGCCGCTGCGAATGCGGTGACACTATCGGCGAACACCACTGTTCCAAGGTGGAATGTAGATATTTCAGACCCCCTACTTCTGGGGTCTGTACGCGCCCGGTCAGCGCGACGCGGTGGCCACCCGCGCGCTGCGGGCGTATTCCATCGGCGTCATCCCGATCTCGGCGGTGAATTCGCGACTGAAATGCGCCTGGTCGAAATAGCCGAGGTCGGCGGCCAGTACCGCGAGATCGGGGCGCCCGTGCGCGAGCAGGT
Encoded proteins:
- a CDS encoding universal stress protein; amino-acid sequence: MTAYRTIVVGTDGSDSSYVAVEKAAALAGDAEATLVLACAYFPTDDRDVAAAADVLKHEAYQVRGSAPTNEILHVAREKALAAGAKNIVDRAIVGEPVDSLLDLVNEVDADLLVVGNRGLNTLTGRLLGSVPSDVARKSRSDVLIVHTVR